One part of the Gossypium raimondii isolate GPD5lz chromosome 1, ASM2569854v1, whole genome shotgun sequence genome encodes these proteins:
- the LOC105787222 gene encoding ammonium transporter 2 member 5 — protein sequence MPPNLNPDQASPDWMNKGDNAWQLTAATLVGLQSIPGLLILYGGSVKKKWAVNSAFMVLYAFACVILCWAVWGYRFSFGDKMIPFWGKPNFALDGHYLMEQTFLGKFPNATMVYFQGVFAAITLVLIAGALLGRMNFYAWMLFVPLWLTFSYTITAFSIWCPDGFLAKMGIIDYSGGYVIHLSSGVAGFTAAYWVGPRLTQDRQRFPPNNILLMLFGAGLLWIGWTGFNGGDPYVVSVDASLAVINTHICTAASLLTWLLLDIVFFRKPSVIGAVQGMITGLVCITPAAGVVQGWAAVIMGICSGSIPWFTMMVIHKRSEMFQKVDDTMAVLHTHAIAGSLGGILSGIFAVPKLNRLFYGTSGHYIGLFYGLADKRTHDGFRQIGVQLVGVVFVVVLNIVSTSIICVVVQIFMPLRMSEEEMEIGDEAAHGEEAYAIWGDEEEKLDPKYELAKSKAGGQVEMV from the exons ATGCCTCCAAATCTAAACCCAGATCAAGCCAGCCCAGACTGGATGAACAAAGGTGACAATGCATGGCAACTCACAGCAGCTACTCTTGTTGGTCTTCAAAGCATTCCAGGGCTTCTTATCCTTTATGGAGGGTCAGTGAAGAAGAAATGGGCAGTAAATTCAGCTTTCATGGTGCTTTATGCTTTTGCCTGTGTTATTTTGTGTTGGGCGGTTTGGGGTTACAGATTTTCGTTCGGTGATAAGATGATTCCATTTTGGGGAAAACCCAACTTTGCGTTGGATGGGCACTATCTAATGGAGCAAACGTTTCTAGGGAAATTCCCCAACGCGACAATGGTGTATTTCCAGGGCGTTTTCGCTGCTATAACTTTGGTTCTGATAGCCGGTGCATTGTTGGGACGAATGAATTTTTATGCTTGGATGCTATTTGTGCCACTTTGGCTAACCTTTTCTTATACAATTACGGCTTTTAGCATATGGTGTCCCGATGGGTTTCTTGCTAAGATGGGAATCATTGATTATTCAGGCGGATATGTCATCCATTTATCTTCTGGAGTTGCAGGATTTACTGCTGCTTACTGG GTAGGACCACGTCTAACCCAAGACAGGCAAAGATTTCCTCCCAATAACATCCTGCTGATGTTATTCGGAGCAGGTTTGCTGTGGATAGGTTGGACGGGGTTCAATGGAGGAGATCCCTATGTGGTCAGTGTTGATGCTTCCTTGGCTGTCATAAACACTCATATCTGCACTGCTGCCAGCTTGCTTACCTGGTTACTACTCGACATTGTCTTTTTTAGAAAGCCTTCCGTTATCGGTGCTGTTCAAGGCATGATCACTGGTCTGGTCTGCATCACACCTGCTGCAG GGGTTGTACAAGGATGGGCAGCAGTAATAATGGGGATTTGTTCTGGCTCAATTCCATGGTTCACCATGATGGTTATTCACAAAAGATCTGAAATGTTTCAGAAGGTGGACGATACCATGGCTGTACTTCACACTCATGCCATCGCTGGCAGCCTGGGAGGCATTCTTTCCGGCATTTTTGCTGTACCGAAGCTTAACAGGTTGTTCTACGGTACCTCCGGCCACTACATTGGCCTATTTTACGGACTAGCGGACAAAAGAACACATGACGGGTTTCGACAGATTGGAGTTCAGTTGGTTGGGGTGGTGTTTGTGGTGGTTCTTAACATTGTGAGTACAAGCATAATCTGTGTTGTGGTGCAAATATTTATGCCTCTAAGGATGTCTGAAGAGGAGATGGAGATTGGGGATGAAGCAGCTCACGGTGAAGAAGCATATGCCATTTGGGGTGATGAAGAGGAGAAGCTTGACCCTAAATATGAATTGGCCAAAAGCAAAGCTGGTGGTCAAGTGGAAATGGTATGA